One genomic segment of Hordeum vulgare subsp. vulgare chromosome 2H, MorexV3_pseudomolecules_assembly, whole genome shotgun sequence includes these proteins:
- the LOC123429580 gene encoding uncharacterized protein LOC123429580, with the protein MEMRVEHPSTRSRSHRAAARPQPVADAATTPYLAGDDFSPFSTNPVAAATACMRKRKRESCKRQDQGIEIDVYYGCMHEHGITSCVSAEELDGCKHLIDELPP; encoded by the exons ATGGAGATGCGGGTCGAGCACCCGTCGACCCGATCCCGGTCCCACCGCGCGGCTGCGAGACCACAACCAGTCGCTGATGCCGCCACAACCCCGTACCTTGCCGGCGACGACTTTTCCCCCTTTTCGACCAACCCCGTCGCC GCTGCCACCGCCTGCATGAGGAAGCGGAAGCGGGAGTCTTGCAAGCGACAG GATCAGGGAATAGAGATCGATGTGTACTATGGGTGCATGCACGAGCACGGCATAACCTCTTGCGTGAGTGCTGAAGAATTGGATGGATGCAAACACTTAATCGACGAGCTCCCGCCGTAG